CGTCCGACCGGGCGTTTGCCATCTACGAACGTTCGTTCAGCGGCTAGCTGGTCCGGTGGGGTCCCGACGACGACCGATCGCGTCCGGCCCCAGTGACGCGAAATCGCTCGCGCGGTCGGAGTAGACGTAACAATCGTATCCATGTGATACGGGTGCGGAAACGGGTCGGTACTCCCATCGTCGACGACCGAATCGGTCGCTCGACGACCGAACGCCGGTTTGGAAGGGTCTCTCGACACCGTCGTCGACGCTGTTCGGTCGCGATTCAGATCGATGATCTTCAGAACTTTCTGCTCGTAACGTACCGTCATCTCTCGTGGACTATCTCGACACGACCTCCCGGGGGAGAACCCACCCAGTCTCCGCGAAGATAGAGGAGACGAAACACCGACGCGCTGACACGCAGACACGGTGACGCGCCGACGCGCCGACACGACGGCTGTTCACGGGAGCCGCGTCAGCCGAACGCCCTCCGCTCGAGGAGGGACCCCCGCCGCTTACGGCGAGGGGGACGTCGACTCTCCGACCGTGGTCTTACCTCGACGTCGTCCATCCCAGCGTGGAAAGACATATGTTACCGTGCGTCAATCGACGTTCGTGTTCTCCAGAGCGCGGCGAGTACTCGAGCACCGATCCGGGCGGCGACGCTCCTGCGGTAACTGTGGGTTTACTGTCGAACGGTCGATCCGAGACCCCCCGACGAACTGGTCGAGAGATATCCCGGCCTTCGAGTTCTCCGATGCCCGGAGTGCGAAGGGGTCGTCCGTGTCCAGTCGTACATGATCTTCTGACGCTGACCAACACTATCGTGCCTCGCTGTCCTCGTTCCGGCCGCAGAGCCTCGACGGGACCGCCGTGTCGGTCCCGCGAAATCGTCGACCGCGTCGTCCGCTCTGATCTCGGCCGTCTCCGCTACGGTCCCGTTCGATCGTACTCTCGTCGGCTCTCGAAAACAAGTTATAACTTCCAATTCTATCTCGCCGGTCTGGCGGTTCGTTTTGCGAGAGGCCGAGGGATGTGGGCAGGACGCGTCGACCGGAGACTCAGGCCGCGTCGGCGAGGGCGTTCGCGATCGGTCCCGCCCACGCGAGCAGGCGCTCGTCGGCTCCGAACCCCGCGACGCACTGCACGCCGACCGGCAGTCCGTCCACGGCTCCAGCGGGAATCGCGACCGCGGGCAGTCCGGCGTGCGTCCACGGGAGGTTCATCACGGGATCGCCGGTGCTGTCGATGCCGGCGGGGGCGGGTCCGGGAGCGCCGGGGGTGAGCCACGCGTCGATGCCGCGTTCGCTCATCGTCTCCGCCAGCGACGTTCGGAGCCGGACGCGACCGCGACGGGCGTCGGCGAGCGTCTCGACCGACACGGTCCGGCCCTCGCGAATCAACCCGGCCGTGCTGTCTGCGTACCGGTCCGGATACTCGTCGAACCACTCGTGGTGCGCCATCGCTGCCTCCGCGGCCACCAGGCCGTCGTGCCGGTCGTTGACGGCCCCGATGTCGTCGAACGCCACCGTCCGCCGAATCTCGAATCCAGCGCGTTCGAGGGCGTCGACGTGCCCCTCGAAGCGGTCGATGCCCGTCTCCGACGCCTGCGCCAGGTACTCCCCCTCCGGAACGCCGAGGACGGGGCGCTCGTCGCCCGTCGACGGCTCCCAGTCGTCGACGCAGACGGAGGCCGCGAGTTCCATCCCGGCGACGTCCTGGGTGAACAGGCCGACGTGATCGACGGACGCGGCCAGGGGGATCACGCCGTCCAGCGGAATGCGGCCGTGACTCGGCTTGTAGCCGACGACGCCGCAGAACGTCGCCGGCCTGACGATCGATCCGATGGTCTGCGTGCCGATGGCGAGGGGACACGTGCCCGCCGCGACGGCGGCCGCCGACCCGCTGCTCGAGCCGCCCGGCGTGTGCGCGGGGTCGTGAGGGTTCCGGGTCGGCCCCGGCTCGAAGTGGGCGAACTCGGTAGTCACCGTCTTGCCGAGGACGAGCGCGCCAGCGTCTCGGAGCGACGTCACCACCGCGGCCTGCCGTCCGGCCAGTTCGCCCGGCAGGAGGGCCGACCCCGCCCGCGTGGGTAACCCGTCAACGTGGAAGATGTCCTTCACGCCGACCGGAACGCCGTACAGCGGCGGCCGGTGCTCGGGTTCCGGGTATCGCTCCGCGAGGGCCGCCGCCTCCGCCTCGACCCACTCCCGCGGCTTCGGCCCGCCGACCCAGGCCCGAACGTCGGACTCGAGCGCGTCGATCCTCTCGTACAGTTCGGCGACGTGGTCCGTCACGTCACGCTCACCGCTCCGGAGATCAGCGGCGAGTTCGCCGAGCGGCACCTGCCGGCCCGTCACGTCGACCTACCCCCGGAACACTTCGCCCGCGGTCGATCGGTGGTAACACTGTGCACGTTGACGGTATCGGCGATAGGTCGTAAAGAGATGTCGACACTCGAAGCCGCCGACTCGGGTACGATCGTCTCCGAACGACGTCCTCCGGATCGGCGGCGACCCTGGTTCAACTCGGCGGGTTCGTTCGTCGTCGCTCGAACGGCCGTGAGCCCCGATCGCGTCAACTCACTCGCCCGCCCCGTTTTCGACCGCTACCTTCGATGCTCCGTCTTCGTCGGTCTCTTCACCCGTCTCCCCGTCCGTCTCTTCGACGTCCCCGACCGATCGTTGCGCGTCCTTGAGTCGCGCCTGGACGTCGTGCAACCGGTCGTGCTCGTCCTTCAACTGCTCTATCTCCTCGTTCAGTCGTTCGATCTCCCGAGCGTGTCGCTCGACGTCCTCTCGTTTCGCCTGGATTCGGTCCTCGATCGTCGCGGCGTGAT
The window above is part of the Halomarina pelagica genome. Proteins encoded here:
- a CDS encoding amidase, coding for MTGRQVPLGELAADLRSGERDVTDHVAELYERIDALESDVRAWVGGPKPREWVEAEAAALAERYPEPEHRPPLYGVPVGVKDIFHVDGLPTRAGSALLPGELAGRQAAVVTSLRDAGALVLGKTVTTEFAHFEPGPTRNPHDPAHTPGGSSSGSAAAVAAGTCPLAIGTQTIGSIVRPATFCGVVGYKPSHGRIPLDGVIPLAASVDHVGLFTQDVAGMELAASVCVDDWEPSTGDERPVLGVPEGEYLAQASETGIDRFEGHVDALERAGFEIRRTVAFDDIGAVNDRHDGLVAAEAAMAHHEWFDEYPDRYADSTAGLIREGRTVSVETLADARRGRVRLRTSLAETMSERGIDAWLTPGAPGPAPAGIDSTGDPVMNLPWTHAGLPAVAIPAGAVDGLPVGVQCVAGFGADERLLAWAGPIANALADAA